The genomic window GGGCCGCATCGAGGGGCTCGCGCCGCTGCAGGTCGAGATCGTCTGAACGCACAAGGCCAAGGAGACACCGCATGAAACCGCTCGAACGCATCGCCTATTCGGCCATCGCCGACCGTCCCGCCCGCCGGCTGCCCGGCGGCAAGCGGCTCGCCGTCTGGGTCATCGTCAACGTCGAGGAATGGAACATCGACGAGACCATGCCGCGTACCGTGCTCACGCCGCCGGCCGGCGGCTCGCCCATGCCCGACATCCCGAACTGGGCCTGGCACGAATACGGCAACCGTGTCGGCTTCTGGCGCATGCTCGAGGCGATCGACGCGCTCGGCATTCCCGCCACGCTCGCCATCAACGGCTCGGCCATCGGGGCTTACGAGCCGATCGCCAAGGCGGCGAAGGCGCGCGATTGGGAATTCATCGGCCACGGCTTCGGCCAGCGCAACATGCAGAAGGTGCCCGACGAGGCCGAGGACATCGCCAGGACCACCGAGGCGATCCGCGCCTACACCGGCAAGCGGCCGCGCGGCTGGCTCGGCCCGGGCCTCACCGAGACCTGGCACACGCCCGACATCC from Variovorax paradoxus includes these protein-coding regions:
- a CDS encoding polysaccharide deacetylase family protein; translation: MKPLERIAYSAIADRPARRLPGGKRLAVWVIVNVEEWNIDETMPRTVLTPPAGGSPMPDIPNWAWHEYGNRVGFWRMLEAIDALGIPATLAINGSAIGAYEPIAKAAKARDWEFIGHGFGQRNMQKVPDEAEDIARTTEAIRAYTGKRPRGWLGPGLTETWHTPDILAEQGYEYVCDWVLDDQPVELKTRNGGHIVNVPYTQECNDVAMMLIQHHKASEYRDRAIDQFEQLYADARDSARVMALVVHPYIMGAPHRLRYFREALAHIREHEDVGFFTGEQILDWHLATRDAA